Proteins from a single region of Phyllopteryx taeniolatus isolate TA_2022b chromosome 10, UOR_Ptae_1.2, whole genome shotgun sequence:
- the ergic1 gene encoding endoplasmic reticulum-Golgi intermediate compartment protein 1 isoform X1 — MPFDVRRPLLLPLFSLSLLRFDIYRKVPKDLTQPTYTGAFISILCCVVILFLFLSELTGFIATEIVNELYVDDPDKDSGGKIEVSLNISLPNLHCDLVGLDIQDEMGRHEVGHIDNSMKVALNHGAGCRFEGEFAINKVPGNFHVSTHGATAQPQTPDMTHTIHKLSFGEKLQVLKVQGAFNALGGADKLASNPLASHDYILKIVPTVYEDLSGKQRFSYQYTVANKEYVAYSHTGRIIPAIWFRYDLSPITVKYTERRQPLYRFITSVSELYCGFNIRKLIQKSLYLHFLSVNYMVMGRQWTFRW, encoded by the exons ATGCCTTTCGATGTCAGGAG ACCCCTCCTTCTACCCCTTTTCTCACTTTCTCTTCTCAGGTTCGATATCTACAGGAAAGTGCCAAAAGATCTCACCCAGCCCACATACACAGGCGCTTTCA TTTCCATCCTCTGCTGCGTCGTCAtactcttcctcttcctctcggAGCTGACAGGATTCATAGCCACTGAAAT TGTAAATGAACTGTATGTGGATGATCCAGATAAAGACAGTGGTGGGAAGATAGAAGTGAGTTTAAACATCAGTTTGCCAAACTTACACTGTGATT TGGTGGGTTTGGACATCCAAGATGAGATGGGCCGCCATGAGGTCGGCCACATTGACAACTCTATGAAGGTTGCCCTCAACCATGGAGCTGGTTGCCGTTTCGAAGGGGAATTTGCCATCAACAAA GTGCCAGGAAACTTCCACGTGTCCACACACGGTGCCACAGCCCAGCCCCAAACTCCTGACATGACTCACACAATCCACAAGCTGTCATTTGGAGAGAAGCTTCAG GTACTAAAAGTCCAAGGTGCCTTCAATGCTTTAGGAGGAGCAGACAAGCTGGCATCTAATC ctctggcctCACATGACTACATCCTGAAGATTGTGCCAACAGTTTATGAAGATCTGTCAGGCAAACAGAGGTTCTCCTACCAGTACACGGTGGCCAACAAG GAATATGTTGCGTATAGCCACACAGGCAGGATCATACCGGCCATCTGGTTCCGATACGACCTCAGTCCAATCACAGTCAAGTACACAGAGAGGAGGCAGCCCCTTTACCGGTTCATTACCAGTGTGAGTGAACTCTACTGTGGCTTTAATATCAGAAAACTCATCCAAAAGtcactttatttacattttctgtcTGTAAATTATATGGTCATGGGGAGACAGTGGACATTTAGGTGGTAA
- the ergic1 gene encoding endoplasmic reticulum-Golgi intermediate compartment protein 1 isoform X2: MPFDVRRPLLLPLFSLSLLRFDIYRKVPKDLTQPTYTGAFISILCCVVILFLFLSELTGFIATEIVNELYVDDPDKDSGGKIEVSLNISLPNLHCDLVGLDIQDEMGRHEVGHIDNSMKVALNHGAGCRFEGEFAINKVPGNFHVSTHGATAQPQTPDMTHTIHKLSFGEKLQVLKVQGAFNALGGADKLASNPLASHDYILKIVPTVYEDLSGKQRFSYQYTVANKEYVAYSHTGRIIPAIWFRYDLSPITVKYTERRQPLYRFITSICAIVGGTFTVAGIIDSCIFTASEAWKKIQIGKMS; the protein is encoded by the exons ATGCCTTTCGATGTCAGGAG ACCCCTCCTTCTACCCCTTTTCTCACTTTCTCTTCTCAGGTTCGATATCTACAGGAAAGTGCCAAAAGATCTCACCCAGCCCACATACACAGGCGCTTTCA TTTCCATCCTCTGCTGCGTCGTCAtactcttcctcttcctctcggAGCTGACAGGATTCATAGCCACTGAAAT TGTAAATGAACTGTATGTGGATGATCCAGATAAAGACAGTGGTGGGAAGATAGAAGTGAGTTTAAACATCAGTTTGCCAAACTTACACTGTGATT TGGTGGGTTTGGACATCCAAGATGAGATGGGCCGCCATGAGGTCGGCCACATTGACAACTCTATGAAGGTTGCCCTCAACCATGGAGCTGGTTGCCGTTTCGAAGGGGAATTTGCCATCAACAAA GTGCCAGGAAACTTCCACGTGTCCACACACGGTGCCACAGCCCAGCCCCAAACTCCTGACATGACTCACACAATCCACAAGCTGTCATTTGGAGAGAAGCTTCAG GTACTAAAAGTCCAAGGTGCCTTCAATGCTTTAGGAGGAGCAGACAAGCTGGCATCTAATC ctctggcctCACATGACTACATCCTGAAGATTGTGCCAACAGTTTATGAAGATCTGTCAGGCAAACAGAGGTTCTCCTACCAGTACACGGTGGCCAACAAG GAATATGTTGCGTATAGCCACACAGGCAGGATCATACCGGCCATCTGGTTCCGATACGACCTCAGTCCAATCACAGTCAAGTACACAGAGAGGAGGCAGCCCCTTTACCGGTTCATTACCAGT ATCTGTGCCATCGTTGGAGGGACTTTTACAGTTGCAGGGATCATTGATTCGTGCATATTCACCGCATCAGAGGCCTGGAAGAAGATCCAGATTGGAAAAATGTCCTAG
- the ergic1 gene encoding endoplasmic reticulum-Golgi intermediate compartment protein 1 isoform X3: MPFDVRRFDIYRKVPKDLTQPTYTGAFISILCCVVILFLFLSELTGFIATEIVNELYVDDPDKDSGGKIEVSLNISLPNLHCDLVGLDIQDEMGRHEVGHIDNSMKVALNHGAGCRFEGEFAINKVPGNFHVSTHGATAQPQTPDMTHTIHKLSFGEKLQVLKVQGAFNALGGADKLASNPLASHDYILKIVPTVYEDLSGKQRFSYQYTVANKEYVAYSHTGRIIPAIWFRYDLSPITVKYTERRQPLYRFITSVSELYCGFNIRKLIQKSLYLHFLSVNYMVMGRQWTFRW, from the exons ATGCCTTTCGATGTCAGGAG GTTCGATATCTACAGGAAAGTGCCAAAAGATCTCACCCAGCCCACATACACAGGCGCTTTCA TTTCCATCCTCTGCTGCGTCGTCAtactcttcctcttcctctcggAGCTGACAGGATTCATAGCCACTGAAAT TGTAAATGAACTGTATGTGGATGATCCAGATAAAGACAGTGGTGGGAAGATAGAAGTGAGTTTAAACATCAGTTTGCCAAACTTACACTGTGATT TGGTGGGTTTGGACATCCAAGATGAGATGGGCCGCCATGAGGTCGGCCACATTGACAACTCTATGAAGGTTGCCCTCAACCATGGAGCTGGTTGCCGTTTCGAAGGGGAATTTGCCATCAACAAA GTGCCAGGAAACTTCCACGTGTCCACACACGGTGCCACAGCCCAGCCCCAAACTCCTGACATGACTCACACAATCCACAAGCTGTCATTTGGAGAGAAGCTTCAG GTACTAAAAGTCCAAGGTGCCTTCAATGCTTTAGGAGGAGCAGACAAGCTGGCATCTAATC ctctggcctCACATGACTACATCCTGAAGATTGTGCCAACAGTTTATGAAGATCTGTCAGGCAAACAGAGGTTCTCCTACCAGTACACGGTGGCCAACAAG GAATATGTTGCGTATAGCCACACAGGCAGGATCATACCGGCCATCTGGTTCCGATACGACCTCAGTCCAATCACAGTCAAGTACACAGAGAGGAGGCAGCCCCTTTACCGGTTCATTACCAGTGTGAGTGAACTCTACTGTGGCTTTAATATCAGAAAACTCATCCAAAAGtcactttatttacattttctgtcTGTAAATTATATGGTCATGGGGAGACAGTGGACATTTAGGTGGTAA
- the ergic1 gene encoding endoplasmic reticulum-Golgi intermediate compartment protein 1 isoform X4 — MSGVSILCCVVILFLFLSELTGFIATEIVNELYVDDPDKDSGGKIEVSLNISLPNLHCDLVGLDIQDEMGRHEVGHIDNSMKVALNHGAGCRFEGEFAINKVPGNFHVSTHGATAQPQTPDMTHTIHKLSFGEKLQVLKVQGAFNALGGADKLASNPLASHDYILKIVPTVYEDLSGKQRFSYQYTVANKEYVAYSHTGRIIPAIWFRYDLSPITVKYTERRQPLYRFITSVSELYCGFNIRKLIQKSLYLHFLSVNYMVMGRQWTFRW; from the exons ATGTCAGGAG TTTCCATCCTCTGCTGCGTCGTCAtactcttcctcttcctctcggAGCTGACAGGATTCATAGCCACTGAAAT TGTAAATGAACTGTATGTGGATGATCCAGATAAAGACAGTGGTGGGAAGATAGAAGTGAGTTTAAACATCAGTTTGCCAAACTTACACTGTGATT TGGTGGGTTTGGACATCCAAGATGAGATGGGCCGCCATGAGGTCGGCCACATTGACAACTCTATGAAGGTTGCCCTCAACCATGGAGCTGGTTGCCGTTTCGAAGGGGAATTTGCCATCAACAAA GTGCCAGGAAACTTCCACGTGTCCACACACGGTGCCACAGCCCAGCCCCAAACTCCTGACATGACTCACACAATCCACAAGCTGTCATTTGGAGAGAAGCTTCAG GTACTAAAAGTCCAAGGTGCCTTCAATGCTTTAGGAGGAGCAGACAAGCTGGCATCTAATC ctctggcctCACATGACTACATCCTGAAGATTGTGCCAACAGTTTATGAAGATCTGTCAGGCAAACAGAGGTTCTCCTACCAGTACACGGTGGCCAACAAG GAATATGTTGCGTATAGCCACACAGGCAGGATCATACCGGCCATCTGGTTCCGATACGACCTCAGTCCAATCACAGTCAAGTACACAGAGAGGAGGCAGCCCCTTTACCGGTTCATTACCAGTGTGAGTGAACTCTACTGTGGCTTTAATATCAGAAAACTCATCCAAAAGtcactttatttacattttctgtcTGTAAATTATATGGTCATGGGGAGACAGTGGACATTTAGGTGGTAA